The Aeoliella mucimassa genome includes the window ATGGAAGTCGTGTTCGACGAACGGACCGGCGGCATCTCGGCCTCGCGGCCCTATCACCTGCGAGGCAACTTCCTGTCGCAGCAATTGCAGCTGGTGCCGATCGGTCCGCAGGGAATCGCGGCCGGCATGCAACTGGCCTTCGATGGCTGGGAGGTCGGCGAGTCCGACGACTACCTCGGCGTGCACGTGAGCAACTCGCGCATCGTCGATCGCAACGGTCAGACCTTGGCCGCAGTCACGCAGTACACGTCGTTGGCAGCCCACTCGCAGGCGATCGACGTGCAAGTCGAACTACAACCGCAAGGCAGCCGCCCACCGAACTGTGCGTTGCTCAGCCGCATTGCGGTTCGCGAACAAGACTACGCGATGACTCGCAACGTGGGAGAGGTCGATCTCTCGACGGTTCGCACGAAGGTCACGACCGCCGCATTGGGGATCGCAATGTCCAAAATGCCAATCTCCGTACTCAGTGATCGGCCGCTCGCACATCGACGCCATAGCGGAAGAATGCTGGATTCCACACTGCTTGTGGCCGCTGGCGAAAACGTCGAAGCTGGCATAAGCTACTGGCTGGACAATCGCTACCCGGCGAAGGCCCTGTTTGCTCGCACTGCTGCCGATTGGCGGTTGACGCTGCCGACAGCCGAGCCGAGCCAGCCGACCGGTTGGTGGTTGCACCTTGGTGCCCGCAATTTGCTGGCCACCCACTTTGCCGTGGAGCCTCAGGCGGATCAGTTGCTCGTTCGGTTGCGACTGCTGGAAACAGCAGGGCGGGCCGTCGACACGCAACTGTTGGCATGGCGGCCAATCGTTGCTGCCCAGCAAACCAACTTTCGTGGCGAGCCCGATCAGGTGTTGATACTTGCCGATGGTCGCGTTCGTTTGAACCTGGCGGCCTACGAGTTTGCCGAAATCGAACTGTTGTTCGACCTTAACTAGCCTCCCGAGCCTCGAGTCGTTCCTCCTATGATCGTCACCATCGATGGACCCGCCGGTGCCGGAAAAAGCAGTGCGGCCCGCTCGCTTGCCAACCGGCTCGGGTTTCGCTTCCTGGACACTGGTGCGATGTACCGGGCTGTGGTGTTTGCCGCGTTGGAGCAGGGAGTCGAACTGACCGATGCCGACGCGCTAGAGCAAGTCGCCGCCCAGTTGCGCATCGAACTAGGCGATCAGAGTGTGCTCGTGAACGACCAGGACGTCACCCGGGCGATTCGTACCCAGGCCATTACCTCGGCAACCCGCTACGCGGCCGACCACCCTGGCATTCGGGCGCTGCTGGTCGATCAGCAACGTGCCGCCGCTGCGGGGCATGAATGCGTGACCGAGGGACGCGACCAAGGCTCGGTGGTGTTTCCTGACGCAGAGTGCAAGGTTTTTCTCACTGCCAGCGAGCGGACCCGTGGCGAACGACGCTATCACGACCTCATCGCCCGCGGAGAGCAGGTCACCCTCGAAGAAGTGCTGGAAAAGCAGCGGGAACGGGACGAACGCGATACCACCCGCGCGGTGGGAGCCCTGATTCAATCGTCCGATGCGGTGGTGCTCAACACCGATGGCATGTCGCCTGATGAAGTGGTCGACCGGTTGTACGAAATTGTCCAGCAACGCCGAGTCGCAAAATAGCAATTCGTCCCCTGTTTCAGTGGTCGAATTTCCGGCGGGCTCTACCCTGTTTTTGACTTTCCACTCCTCCATGTCCACAATGCCGGGACATAGCGTGGTGGGCCATTCAAAATCAGGAGCAAACGTCGATGTCCAAACTCTGTAATCTGCTCTGCGTAGCAGCACTTCTAATCGCCACGCCCGTGCTGGCCGAGGATTGGCCGCAATGGTTGGGGCCGCAATCGGCGAGCAACTGGCAGGCCGAGGGAATCCGTACCGACTTCAGCGAAGGCGATCTGTCGCCCAAGTGGACAGTCCCCTGTGGAGTCGGCTACGCCGGCCCAGCCGTAGCTGGCGGCAAGGTCTACTTGTTCGACTACGAAGTGACCGACGGCAAAATCGTGAACAACGCGGGCCGAGCGATCAACCTCAAGGGCAACGAACGCCTGCACTGCATCGACCTCGCCACCGGCAAGGTGTCGTGGACCAAGGGGATGCCGGTCGACTATTACATCTCGTACCCCAGCGGCCCGCGGGCGACTCCCTGCGTCGATGGAGATCACGTTTATACGCTCGGTGCCGAAGGCGATCTGGTGTGTCGCACGACCGCCGACGGAGAG containing:
- the cmk gene encoding (d)CMP kinase, with amino-acid sequence MIVTIDGPAGAGKSSAARSLANRLGFRFLDTGAMYRAVVFAALEQGVELTDADALEQVAAQLRIELGDQSVLVNDQDVTRAIRTQAITSATRYAADHPGIRALLVDQQRAAAAGHECVTEGRDQGSVVFPDAECKVFLTASERTRGERRYHDLIARGEQVTLEEVLEKQRERDERDTTRAVGALIQSSDAVVLNTDGMSPDEVVDRLYEIVQQRRVAK